One stretch of Zingiber officinale cultivar Zhangliang chromosome 6B, Zo_v1.1, whole genome shotgun sequence DNA includes these proteins:
- the LOC121989361 gene encoding uncharacterized protein LOC121989361 gives MTASICLPAAALLPPSSVYPPNSRRFCHPSPLSPSAYSSRKTRIYAGAERPLEEVYNVRVERGLSPERKSELGVGKWSIWKTGGPCHLPWDWHVDQQVYVVSGEVRVVPEGAKSGERYMRFVAGDLVRYPKWFEADLFFNGPYEERYRFLAYGDE, from the coding sequence ATGACGGCATCCATCTGCCTCCCCGCAGCCGcactccttcctccttcctctgtCTATCCTCCAAATTCCCGCCGCTTCTGTCACCCCTCTCCCTTGTCTCCATCAGCTTATTCGAGTCGGAAGACCAGGATCTACGCGGGGGCCGAACGGCCTCTGGAGGAGGTGTATAACGTCCGGGTGGAGCGAGGGTTATCGCCGGAGCGTAAATCGGAGCTAGGCGTCGGCAAATGGTCGATCTGGAAGACCGGCGGGCCTTGCCACCTCCCCTGGGACTGGCACGTGGACCAGCAGGTGTACGTGGTCAGCGGCGAGGTCCGGGTGGTTCCCGAGGGCGCCAAATCCGGCGAGCGCTACATGCGCTTCGTTGCAGGAGATCTTGTACGGTATCCAAAGTGGTTTGAGGCTGACCTCTTCTTCAACGGCCCTTATGAGGAGCGTTACAGATTCCTTGCTTACGGTGACGAGTGA